Proteins from a genomic interval of Rhinoraja longicauda isolate Sanriku21f chromosome 16, sRhiLon1.1, whole genome shotgun sequence:
- the LOC144600791 gene encoding ribonuclease H-like produces the protein MAKQRHAWFTDASAVWENGKRCWKAAAFNSDTKTILQQQGSEGSSQYAELVAVHLVLEQEEKGAHISTDRWAVANGMAVWLPKWKENDWNFAGKPLWGKIIWRGIWEKARCMPITVYHMDAHMKNDSDMILHHNTVDQIVQVKTVTPPVYMGT, from the coding sequence ATGGCTAAGCAAAGACATGCATGGTTCACGGATGCGTCTGCTGTATGGGAAAATGGAAAGCGATGCTGGAAGGCAGCGGCTTTTAACTCTGATACAAAGACTATTTTACAGCAACAAGGTTCTGAAGGTTCCAGCCAATATGCGGAATTGGTCGCAGTCCACCTGGTACTAGAACAAGAAGAGAAAGGAGCTCATATCAGCACTGACCGCTGGGCTGTAGCCAATGGCATGGCTGTGTGGTTGCCGAAGTGGAAGGAGAATGACTGGAATTTTGCAGGAAAGCCTCTTTGGGGCAAGATAATCTGGCGAGGCATTTGGGAGAAAGCCCGATGCATGCCCATTACTGTCTATCATATGGACGCACACATGAAAAATGATTCTGACATGATTTTGCACCATAACACCGTGGATCAGATTGTGCAAGTAAAAACGGTGACGCCCCCCGTGTATATGGGCACATGA